Within Malus domestica chromosome 04, GDT2T_hap1, the genomic segment aaaaaaaaaagaggataaacgggttaaaaaaggtaaatgggtaaacatgtattaaacggttacggttaaatggatATGCAGTTATGAGTGTGGTTaactgtttataaacggttatgggtatgagtataaccgttaaggcaattacccaacgggtaaacggttatgcgggtatgagtataaacggttatgggtaaataaccgcggttacccgtccgCACATAACCGTTGTCCATCCCTAATAAAGCCTCACATTGTGCAATTTGGATGAGACGGTGGGAAATAAAGCCTCACATTGTGCAATTTGCAATGTGAGACTTTATTAGGGATCGGCAACGGTTATGGCAGGCAGGTAACCGCagttatttatccataaccgtttatgctcatacccgcataaccgtttatccgttgggtaattgcctaaatggttatactcatacctataaccgtttataaacgattaaccatacccataaccgcatacctatttaaccgtaaccgttgaatacccgtttacccatttaccctttttaatacccgtaaactattatttcaattattagaatggtataaggacttaaaaaaattaaaatacggaaatgtatgatgaatgtacttataacggtgtttaattgtcaaaaaaaaaattatgacaattttttttttaattttcaagttgttaaaaaatatgtagacgggtgaaaaaggggtaatggtaaaaaaaaaacaataaacgggttaaaaagggtaaatgggtaaacgggtattaaatgggtatacggttatgggtatgggtataactgtttaggcaattacctaacaggtaaacggttatgcaggtatgaacataaacggttatgggtaaataagaACGGTTACCCGTCCGCCATAACCGATGTCCATCCCTAATAAAGCCTCACATTGTGCAATTTGGATGAGACGGTGGGAAATAAAGCCAGTGAGGTAAATCTTTGTTGAGTCACAAAAACACACTTTTTGTGTTTTCAACAAATAAgtttaatttcaaatattttataGTGGTGGTTTTGAGAATTATATTCAAATAAAATACCAAACAAAGATTTAAATTTGTGActcaaaatttatttttgagttaaaaacaTTTGGAtccaaatcaaatatcaaactGGTCCTAAAATTttttgaagtatttttcctcTGTCCGGCAAATAGTTTAGTGtgcccgaaaaaaaaaaaaaaactatcagctttatttggaccgttggattgcAATGATCACAAAATCTGGGCCGTACGAGGGGGCCTacaatttcttctttttcacaTGGGATCCATCTGACTGAATCACATCAGCTGCTGCTCCTATTTGAAGATCAATTCAGTGTTTCGGTGCTTACATTATCTTAGATGCTCGATCGATTAATGGCTGctgcttcctcttcttcttcttcctctgtccCTCGTTGGAAATACGACGTGTTCATCAATTTCAGGGGGGAAGACACTCGTAGGGGCTTCGTCAGCCACCTCTACAAAGCTCTGAATCAGAAATTTATCAACACCTATATCGATGCCGAAGAGCTCCGAAAAGGCAACGACCTTTCGCAGCTACTGACGGCGATCCGAGACTCGAGCGTTTCGATCGTAGTTTTTTCTCAAAACTACGCATCTTCCACATGGTGCTTGAAGGAGCTCGTCCAAATACTGGAATGTATGGATGTAAAGAACCAGATGGTGGTGCCCGTTTTTTACCAAGTGGATCCTTCTCATGTCCGCAAAATGAAGAGGCGTTTCGCGGAAGCTTTTGCCGAGCATGAAAGCGATCCTAATGCCGCCATGAGAGAGGTGCGGAGCTGGAGGTACGCTCTGAAAAGAGCCACCAATTTATCCGGTTGGGATTCGCGAAAATACGAGTAAGTTTGGTATAATCCACTTAATTAATTTCAGTTGACAGTTTCCTGTAGTTTTTATTTCGAATaatattagggagactaaatcaAATGAGGTGGTTTTTTATGGTTGGATTATTACTTGATTAACGTCCttatttttattggtgacacatcatttgaattgcaaatttagtttaaaaatttagtctcaTAGCATTACCTTTTATTTGATgtcaatatattaaatttttaagCAAATTAATGTGTGTGACATTGGAAATTACAGTAGTTTGTAGCAAATTAATTTGTGACATTGTAAATTACGGTAGTTTTGAAATTATGTAGGGATGATGCGAAGCTTATTGACGGAATTGTAGAAGAtatttttaataagttgattcaGATGTCATCAAGTGAAGCTGATGATGGCTTGGTTGGAATGGATTCCCACATTCAGGAAATGGATATAAGATTAAGGCCTTGGGTAAAGGATGATGTTCGTGTCGTTGGAATATGGGGTATGGGTGGTTTAGGCAAAACAACCATCGCTAGAGCTGTTTATGATAAAATCGCTTGTCAATTTGAAGCAGATTGCGTTCTTGAAAATGTCAAGGAAGGTTTCTCCAAGAATGGGGCAGTGCATATGCAGGAATTGCTTCTATCTAGAATCTTGAAGGAGAAAGTGCAGAGGTTAGGCACTTTGGATCGAGGTTCGAATATGATAATGGAGAGGCTAGGTAATAAAAAGGTTCTTCTTGTTTTAGATGATGTGGACAATTTGGCTCAAATTGAAACCTTGCTGGGGAGAAATTTCTTCTTACCACGGAAGAAACATTCGTTTGGTGCTGGAAGTAGAatcattataacaactagagaTAAGCATTTGCTGAGTAAAGTTGATGAGACGTATGAGCCCAGGTTTTTAGGTGATGATGAAGCTCTTGAACTCTTCGGGCAGTCTGCCTTCAGAACACTCCAACCCACAGGAGATTACACTCGTCTCTCAAGGCATGCCATAGAATATGCTCGAGGTTTACCGTTAGCACTTAAAGTCTTGGGAGCTTTCCTTGATAACAAAAGTGTAAATGAGTGGGAAGATGTGCTagagaaaataaagaaagcCCCGCATTTAGGAATTCAGGATGTGCTTAGGACAAGCTTTGATGGGCTAGATGATAAAGAGAAGGACATTTTTCTCGATATTGTATGTTTCTTTAAAGGAATGAAAAAAGACTACGCAACAAAAGTTCTGGCTAGTAGTGGATTCTTCCCCCATAGTGGGTTAAGAGTTCTggttgataaagctcttgtgaCTCTCTCACATCATGGTACACTTGAGATGCATGATTTGCTAGTTGACACAGGCAGGGAAATTGTCCGCCAAGAATCTATTAAAGAACCTGGGAAACGCAGTAGGTTGTGGAATTATGAAGATGTTGAGCGTGTGTTGACTCAAAATACGGTGAGATATGTATATATGATCATGACCTCTAGCTCTTTCTCATATCATAATATGTGAGTAATCTCTAGTAGAACTTCAgcttttgacaaaaattaaaattcattgGGAAACATGTACAACTTTATATATAATCTTAATAATTTCCAGTTAAATACATACCCTTACTTTGCACTGTTGGTTATCATCCAGGCTACGGAAGCAGTTGAAAGCATAATCTTGGACTTGTCAAACTCATCGAAAGAGGTATGCTTAAAAACTGAAGCTTTTGAGAGAATGACGAGGCTAAGACTGCTGAAGATCCATTATAATCACTCCCTACACTCTGATGATGAAGACCTTTCATATAAGGATGCATTCCATCCAAGTGATTATTGTAAACAACACCTGAGTGGGGACTTGTCAAAGTTTTTTTCTCATGAGTTGAGGTGTCTCCTCTGGCATGGATTTCCCCAAAAATCTTTGCCATCCAATTTTCAGCCAAAAAATCTTATTGACCTTAACATGCGTTATAGTCACATGGAGAAACTTTGGGACGGAACCAAGGTAcgatccccatttattttgttttcttttaaatgaTTAAGTTCTTGAATGCCTTACTATTACTTACTGCGTGTTTTCCTGGTTTTCTTGTCAGTCTCTGAAAAAGTTGAACTTCATCGATTTAAGTCACTCTCAATATCTTACCAAAACCCCCGACTTCACTGAGGCAACAAATATTGAGAAACTAATTCTTGAAGGTTGTACAAGGTTACTTGAGGTTCACCCATCCATTTTAACTCTTACAAACCTGGTTGTTTTTAATCTAAAAGGGTGCAAGGAACTGAAGAGTTTCCCAAGCATTGTTCCTATGAAATCTCTTGGAACTCTCAATCTTTCTGGCTGCTCGAGTTTTGACAAGTTTCCAGAGATTTCCGAAATTATTGAGAGCTTGTCGGTGCTTCATTTAGCTGAGACTGCAATTAAAGAACTGCCCTCTTCAATTAAAAATCTTACAGGGCTTGCTTATATGAACCTAAAAGGTTGTGGAGAACTTGAGAGTCTTCCAAGCAGCATTTGTCAACTCAAGTCCCTTAGCTATGTTGCTCTTTCTGGTTGTTCAAAGCTCAAGCTGTTTCCAGATCTTGAAGAAAATATGGAAGGAATGAGAGAGCTTCATTTGGATGGAACATCTATCGAAGAGCTTTCCCCATCAATTAACCGGCTTATGAGGCTTGCAATTTTGAATCTGAGAAACTGCAAAAGCCTTATCTGTCTTCCGGAAAATATCTGTAAGTTGGCATGTCTTACAGGTCTCACGCTCTCCGGGTGCTCCAAACTTTCAAACTTGCCTGATAACTTGGGTAATTTAGAATCTTTGTGGGAACTTCAAATAGAAGGAAGTGGTATAAAGCATTTCCCATTCTCCATTTTACGCTTGAATAAGCTTTTATCGTTATCATGTGATGGATGTAAAGAACTTAGGGCACCCTTTTCATCATGGTCACCAATTAGAGTTCGTGGAGAGTCAGCACTTAGATATCATGGTTACTCTAGTCTGGAAAGTCTTGATTTAAGTGACTGCAATCTGTTGGAAATATCGGATTGTATTGCTCATTTGTCTTCAGTGAAAAGATTAAGTCTTTGCAGAAATGACTTTGAGACCTTACCACGAACAATGATTCACCTGCATGGATTAATGTCTCTTGAGCTGGATTCTTGTAAGAGACTGAAATCAATACCAAtgctttcatcaagtataagtTACATAGATGCCCATGATTGCACAGCTTTGGAAGAAGTTTCATCACCGAAACCTCATTGGGGGAATCTCTATtacttcatattttctaattgcTCCCACCTGGAACTAAATCCATTTATGCATATTATGCTACGTCATTTGTGTtgggtatctctctctctctctctctctctctttctctcacatACATGTTTACACACATACACAACTCGTGCATACTGTTTACATAATAAACTTGACCCAATTATGCTAACCCTTGTTTTCATTCATGTATAGGATATCCTACCTCATTCTTTTTATACGTGTCTCCCTGGAAGTGAAGTTCCAGATTGGTTCAGCTATCGCTGTAGGGGGAGTTCAGTAAATGTGCAGCTACCACTGAATTTGTACGATGATAAATTTTCGGGATTTGCCATATGTGCTGTTTGCAACTTGCAGGGTGCTCACTCTGTATCTGATCTATCAGCTTTATGTTTCTGTAACTTCAAAGGAAATCATGGGCAGCACAGTTTCAGTTTCTATTTGTTCAAAGCAGGTTTAAGAGCCGACAGATTCTCTTTCCGAAAAAGAGGAACTGACAGAGTCCTGGAGTCAGATCACATGTTCCTGGGATATGTTCCATGGTCTGATTATTGCTTGATTGAAGGAGAGCGGGCCAGTGAACGCTTTTACACTGAGGCCACATTTACAATTATATTAGAAGATGGAATCTATACAAGTGATTTTGGGACAGAATTACGACGCCGTGCCATCTCAAGTTGTGGAGTTCGCTTCTTTGATGCTCATTAGGAGGAAATGCAGAGTCTAAGCCCTCTGATCACCCAGTCCATATCTCCTTGTTACTCCTGTTGGATTTATTCAATGTGAATCAACCTGTAAGTGGTAtactacatgtaataggaatgtataGAGAATAATGTAGATTGTGACTAGATATCCTAAGATATCCatcttatattatattataagtAGGATTGATGAAGTCTTTAATTATACGTGATTATGATACTTGGTGTCCAAGAAAGAGGGTTTATCTTTCTTTTATGGACGGAAACTCACCTTTTGGCTTGTTCAAAACTTTACCTCACATTCACATTTTGTAACTGTCCCGCTGGTACAAAATAATCCATTTAGGATAAAATTTTGGGAACTTCCtctctcccacacacacacacacacaacaattggcacatacacaaaacacaAAGCTAACTCAAGTTAACGTTGATTGTTGTGTTCATTTGTACAGGGTGATATTGTGGAACCTCTTTCCTTGCCTATTTGTCTTCCTGGAAATGAAGTTCCAGATTGATTCAGCAGTCAGAGTATGCGATCTTCCGTAACTGCGAAGCTGCCACCAAATTGGTTCAGTCATGAGCTTTCGGGATTTGCTGACTGCGCTGTTAATAACTTTGACGGTATCAACTCCTAAATGTTTATGTACCCTAAAAGGAAACGATGGTCAGTAGGGCTTCATGTTCAATTTGGTTTGCTGGAATAGGAAAAATGACAGGTTACTCAAGTACATATGTTCCTGGGGTATATGCCATGGTCCAAGAAGTGAACCGGACGATGAGGCCACATTTGAAATTGTTGTTGAAAGTCGAGTGTCTACAAGTGATTTCAGGGCACCAGCACCGAATACCCTGCATCAGAAGGTGCGGAGTCGGTTCTTCCACGGTGACAAATTGATGATCATGATGAAGCAGCCTCCTCTGCTTCTTGACATGATtttctagctagctagctaatgTGCTGAATTGATGATCATGATGAAGCAGCCTCCTCTGCTTCTTGACATGATtttctagctagctagctaatgTGCTAATTGGCTCATTCTTAAATTTTAAGGacaactaatgaaaatgacttaaaaaatttgagttttaatgatacgaacaaaaaaaaaggtaaagcgAATAGTACtaggtttgattttttagtgtaaaaatgtggtttttcgttaaagtgaacagtaccgtgagcattttgttaaaacttcctaaattttatccaacaaaaaaatatatttatttatttttgtaattaaagaaaaatcaagTTAAAGCACCCTCTCGCCACTTCATCAATACGGATTTGCTTTACCATTCCATTCATAACTTGCCATGTGttaaaaagcatttttacaatttcttattttcaattttatatCTTAATGAAATaggtaatgctagggaaattaaatttgaaaactaaatgatgtatTACCAATaagaatgagcacgtttattaacgtttaagtaataaaccaatcatcaacttccatgtcatttagttttcaaaactttgtatACAAATTGTGTCTTCCTAACATTACCGTaatgaaattaatgaaaaaactaTATGCAAAAGtaaatgagaaatgctaaggagactatttaaaaaaaaaaaaatgtgactcTTCGTGGACTTTTCTCACATCTCATACTTTCGgcataatgttttataatgttagcaCTAGAATTGTGCCAAAAACACAAGGTGGCAGCAAATCCCACTTTTGAGAGGGGCAATGCTAAGTAGATTAAATTTGGAgataaaatttgcaaactaaatgatgtgtcaccaatataaataaacatatttattcaatgtttaagtaataatccaaattccaatcatttactttcatgtcatttagagTACAAAATTTTGTCAACAAATTTATTCTCCCTAGCATTTCTTAATTGTTAAAAGCCGTAGCTTTCACGGAAACCACAATCGCAAGGTTCACTTTCTATCTCTCACAACTTCCATGGTGAGAAAATTTAATATAGATTTTGTGTAATTACTGgattaaaaattcattaatcCATGAAGAGCTGAATTGGGTTTCTTAATACTGACTAACATCATGAAGAGAtgaattattaatcaaataATTATCGAGGACATAAACTCTTGTTTATGACTCATCTCCATACTGCAAAACATGTGATTCAGTTGTTCTTGTTCGAACCTGTAATTTAGTCGACATGGTCATAGTATTCTAATTTCTCAAGTATGTTACTTGATATTTACAGGTTTATCATGAATATGCTATTTAGTACTtatattgttgatttatttGATATGTTTGGGTGACCAAACGATCACTAATTCAAATTATTTTTGTAATGATTATCTTCAAAGATTAAGAGATTGAATGGTTCCGCTTATGAGATTTCTATGTTGAAGATATGTTGTTTACAAGTGGGTAACGAGGTCATCTCCAAGAGGATGCAAGTATCATCCTTTAACGTCTACTatctaaggttttttttttttttgaaataatgCTTTAAGTTTTCATGTTTCTtagatataaaatttaaattaaaaaaatcatatttaatctttttatttattttaataaacgataGTATCTACATTAAGCGGTGAGAGAGTGGGTTAAGTGTCACATCCTGACCTGGGCCTCACCACTTCCCAGGCCCTTCCTCCGTCGTAGCACAATTTTGTCCGTTTTGAGCCCCGACCATgtcctcacagttttgtttctggaaactcacgcAAGCATAACTTCCTAGTGAGTCActcatcctgggaatgctctggcccattctcgcttaacttcggaattcctacagaacccgaagccaatcagctctcaaaaggtcttgtgctaTATGAAGGTGGGTATGTACAtttaaggcatagaggatccactctcctaggcgatgtgggatctaacaatccacctCTCTTAAAGGCTCGACGTCCTTGTCGACACACTTTTGGCCAgagattggctctaataccaaattgtcacatcccggccccgCTTTTGCCGTagcttcctagtgggtcactcATCTTGGGAATGCTTTGGCCCATTCTcgtttaactttggagttcctacggaacccgaagccaatgagctcctaaaaggcctcatgTTATATAAAGGTGGGTATGTGCATTTAAGGCATAGAAGATCCACTCatctgggtgatgtgggatctaacattaagcctcacaatgaactaatcataataatatggtttaaattcggTTTTGGAGAAAATCATATTTAATGACACATAGCAAGTTTTGAGTAATGGATAATGCCTCTCAGTATTATCCTTTAATTGCCCCAATGGAGATTTTATTTATACCCAATAATCCTCTTTTCACACCCACACTGAAaattttgtcccgttaatttACCTTTTTACCCCCATATACAAAATTgacaaactaaaaaaaaaaaaaaaagcacacacacacaaaaacacataaactcACTTAACCACCTACTGTGGCAGTAAtcaatatcaacatcagaacCCCTATATTTCTCTGACGAACCCAACCCAGCTCTAGCAACACGTTCTCCCGATATCGTTGAAGGCCACAAACCTCCTCCACTATCATTTTACCATTCTTCTCCACCCTCCATTAATCCCTCTTTTCGATTTCCGGCAACCCACCCAGCTGCCAATTGGGGCTCTCAAGTTTGACCCACCCATTCGCTAGTTGATAATATCTTTCTACACCCATCTTTTTTTTAGGGTATAATTGAAATATAAAATTGATCAAAAATTTAATAGATGTAGAGATAAGTTAactgggttcaaataaaatttccctttctCCAATATTATTGTCATGCctcgatcccgacatacgtcccaGATCGACACGCGACGTCACCAAATACTTGTATATCTAACATATCCATCTCCGGGATATGAATAAAGCACCACTCAAGGTCCAAATTGCGTAGTAatttttgtatactttatggctgcatctaagcTCTTCGTTAGACTGTCTACGCACCCTCAATagagatcaagccattcgtagttcaacttCGCTATAACTCGACATATAACACAGTCTGTTCAAGCCAAAATGCATAACACTCCTCAATCAAACATTTGGACTTAACGAGCATGAATTATTCGATTCAAACTACATAACAGCCCGCATGACAATCAAAGTTTCTATTTCATCtatcatataaatcattataTTTCAGCATAAAATCGTTATTCATATCATGTAATATATCAAAGAATCAATAAAGCACAATAGTATCCTCTAGTCGCAATGATCACTGATCTAATCAtattaataacaatcatattcaacatcattccacaatAATCTCTAGTAACCCATTCCATGATATCAAGGAGACACaatattaacatttaattatgttaatcaATCAATTAGATCACACCTCAATGcacaaaattaataaaggaCTTCTATGTAATACCCTGCCTGGATTTCAAGTAATAACttgataattctaatttatatttaCAAGATCTATTGTGGGTAATTTACATTCACTCGAATCCAG encodes:
- the LOC103433923 gene encoding TMV resistance protein N-like, producing the protein MLDRLMAAASSSSSSSVPRWKYDVFINFRGEDTRRGFVSHLYKALNQKFINTYIDAEELRKGNDLSQLLTAIRDSSVSIVVFSQNYASSTWCLKELVQILECMDVKNQMVVPVFYQVDPSHVRKMKRRFAEAFAEHESDPNAAMREVRSWRYALKRATNLSGWDSRKYEDDAKLIDGIVEDIFNKLIQMSSSEADDGLVGMDSHIQEMDIRLRPWVKDDVRVVGIWGMGGLGKTTIARAVYDKIACQFEADCVLENVKEGFSKNGAVHMQELLLSRILKEKVQRLGTLDRGSNMIMERLGNKKVLLVLDDVDNLAQIETLLGRNFFLPRKKHSFGAGSRIIITTRDKHLLSKVDETYEPRFLGDDEALELFGQSAFRTLQPTGDYTRLSRHAIEYARGLPLALKVLGAFLDNKSVNEWEDVLEKIKKAPHLGIQDVLRTSFDGLDDKEKDIFLDIVCFFKGMKKDYATKVLASSGFFPHSGLRVLVDKALVTLSHHGTLEMHDLLVDTGREIVRQESIKEPGKRSRLWNYEDVERVLTQNTATEAVESIILDLSNSSKEVCLKTEAFERMTRLRLLKIHYNHSLHSDDEDLSYKDAFHPSDYCKQHLSGDLSKFFSHELRCLLWHGFPQKSLPSNFQPKNLIDLNMRYSHMEKLWDGTKSLKKLNFIDLSHSQYLTKTPDFTEATNIEKLILEGCTRLLEVHPSILTLTNLVVFNLKGCKELKSFPSIVPMKSLGTLNLSGCSSFDKFPEISEIIESLSVLHLAETAIKELPSSIKNLTGLAYMNLKGCGELESLPSSICQLKSLSYVALSGCSKLKLFPDLEENMEGMRELHLDGTSIEELSPSINRLMRLAILNLRNCKSLICLPENICKLACLTGLTLSGCSKLSNLPDNLGNLESLWELQIEGSGIKHFPFSILRLNKLLSLSCDGCKELRAPFSSWSPIRVRGESALRYHGYSSLESLDLSDCNLLEISDCIAHLSSVKRLSLCRNDFETLPRTMIHLHGLMSLELDSCKRLKSIPMLSSSISYIDAHDCTALEEVSSPKPHWGNLYYFIFSNCSHLELNPFMHIMLRHLCWDILPHSFYTCLPGSEVPDWFSYRCRGSSVNVQLPLNLYDDKFSGFAICAVCNLQGAHSVSDLSALCFCNFKGNHGQHSFSFYLFKAGLRADRFSFRKRGTDRVLESDHMFLGYVPWSDYCLIEGERASERFYTEATFTIILEDGIYTSDFGTELRRRAISSCGVRFFDAH